A single window of Myripristis murdjan chromosome 21, fMyrMur1.1, whole genome shotgun sequence DNA harbors:
- the LOC115379929 gene encoding uncharacterized protein LOC115379929 — protein MSTPVKATQPPPVPNWSLAETEDDEETMDLDDSSYVPGFSGMEESSIAESPRIPLKDVPKYIVYESCLLELFALCPSCNHKCTVKTFARGTFLSVKQNCLTCHLTKEWNSQPKVGSMVVGNLHLSAAIAFTGASFREVIKVLNALKVKAISETAHYKNVTTYLNPCIYNAWKIHQAELFHSLSQEEEVILGGDMRADSPGHSAKYGSYTMMDMQSGNIVDIQLVQSSEVGGSTHMEKGLIRSLNLLENSGVKISSIISDRHLQIQKFLREQKPEIKHFYDVWHVAKGLSKKLEALSKERDCGKVKNWRQSIINHMYWSATTSATGQEIDAKWTSLANHVQDVHTHSNVLFPQCQHAALTGGQSSKWFKPGTKVTGKLEKILLDTRLLKDIEKLSPHHQTSAIEGFHSLILKFAPKNLVFSFHGMLCRIC, from the exons ATGTCAACCCCAGTAAAGGCTACTCAGCCTCCACCTGTACCCAACTGGTCCCTGGCTGAAacagaagatgatgaagaaacTATGGATCTTGATGACAGCAGTTATGTCCCAGGCTTCTCAGGCATGGAGGAATCAAGCATTGCTGA atCCCCCAGGATACCACTAAAAGATGTCCCCAAGTACATTGTGTATGAGAGCTGTTTGCTAGAACTTTTTGCTCTTTGCCCCTCCTGCAACCACAAATGTACAGTGAAGACTTTTGCTAGAGGGACATTTCTTTCAGTTAAACAAAACTGCCTGACATGTCACCTTACAAAGGAATGGAATAGCCAGCCAAAAGTGGGAAGCATGGTAGTAGGCAATCtgcatctgtctgcagctatTGCATTCACTGGGGCATCATTTAGAGAAGTAATAAAG GTTCTGAATGCTCTTAAAGTTAAGGCCATCAGTGAAACTGCACACTACAAAAATGTCACCACTTATTTGAACCCCTGCATCTACAATGCATGGAAGATACACCAGGCTGAGCTGTTTCACTCGTtgagccaggaggaggaggtgatttTAGGAGGAGACATGAGGGCTGATTCTCCAGGCCACAGTGCAAAATACGGGTCCTACACAATGATGGATATGCAATCAGGGAATATTGTAGACATTCAGCTTGTTCAG AGTAGTGAAGTCGGTGGCAGTACACATATGGAGAAAGGACTCATTCGTAGCCTGAACCTCCTCGAGAACTCTGGTGTGAAGATCAGCAGCATCATCTCCGATCGCCATCTTCAGATTCAGAAGTTTCTCAGAGAGCAAAAGCCTGAAATTAAACACTTTTATGATGTGTGGCATGTTGCCAAAG GTCTCTCAAAGAAACTGGAGGCACTGTCGAAGGAGCGGGACTGTGGCAAGGTGAAAAACTGGCGGCAGAGTATCATTAATCATATGTACTGGTCTGCCACCACCTCTGCCACAGGACAGGAGATTGACGCAAAATGGACATCTCTAGCAAATCACGTCCAGgatgtccacacacacagtaacgTCCTGTTCCCCCAGTGTCAGCATGCTGCACTGACTGGTGGTCAGTCTTCCAAGTGGTTCAAGCCAG GGACCAAAGTCACTGGGAAATTGGAGAAAATACTGCTGGACACGCGTTTGCTGAAAGACATTGAGAAGCTCAGCCCTCATCATCAGACCTCAGCAATCGAGGGTTTCCACAGCCTAATTCTGAAGTTCGCCCCCAAGAATCTGGTCTTCTCTTTTCATGGGATGCTATGCAG aatatgtTGA
- the LOC115380173 gene encoding cilia- and flagella-associated protein 58-like, whose translation MEKLENIDTVEQLEAESALRSMERESELALSELARDERMDHIRVHIEKVTHALRKSHNNENRLMARCKQLNAKIASISAKAHTDNRRAELTQTELKSVKGDLDKTWKKLYDTEDLAESRRTVILELEEKLTSQAKMHEDQASISTSLTHKTLTKVTSERDELYVKVHTLEENLLAAKAEMQSQRETDGKKIIKLQQECQAAWDSIKNSQQPMEINTLKREVKRLHSDLEASKMGAEAQILECQSAKESQQKTEQELNKKKLLIDQIIQQLGQEQLNHTKLQKESKQLSQAHKKLSSENQEITKELETKKDRIKKMRLELKTLNKKNMDIQKQLHQMKNEQENITNLKAKIKTLEVKLEASHIEEETGRKSLDAVIKEKDSLTRHIIKVEQENEEQESLIKLQKQEKSSMEQQIHKYHQQAKSQEETIKQLENDCACYVNEKNSLKKQMQLLQNKLASTGVDITVLKDRITGRENETQKCEKEFLSVNLANLELQKDLAERNERIKTMTLELESKDKCLANLWHRDDQWMSAPDEAEEKCLELTEENTKLKKELCLLRKKIEQLNKDIISHKTNEQILHKINVDDDAEKAQLQKKVDQISRERYLLGKQLLHRNDERTLLHQKVKILQSLLTKGQNHYNQRVDEILLLKMEIKRLYGETSKSSRDISNLKANLLETQKLLFYERKQAPYLRKMNDLPVALMHQWRLDASKFKLVQKIRLLQKQLITKTQEVADLMLSLQEKEKSYEELEKKMARRPGPEVAMQLQQSKWKIRDLEEKCKALTAQVRMYYSDREKHKVETFKLINERDNMKRNYFAEKQCNRVQLAKAKDQLPPLKLPMINNKPRFTGGGFKVSSPSRPNPNSKDLPTLFPVNVKSLTRT comes from the coding sequence ATGGAGAAGCTCGAGAACATCGACACAGTCGAACAGTTAGAAGCGGAGTCCGCTTTGCGGTCCATGGAGAGAGAGTCTGAGTTGGCTCTAAGTGAGCTTGCTCGTGACGAACGCATGGACCATATTCGTGTGCATATTGAGAAGGTTACCCATGCACTAAGAAAATCTCATAATAATGAGAATAGGCTCATGGCCCGCTGCAAGCAGCTAAATGCAAAGATTGCATCCATATCTGCTAAGGCTCATACTGATAACAGGCGGGCCGAGTTAACTCAGACAGAACTTAAATCTGTGAAGGGGGACCTGGATAAGACCTGGAAGAAGTTGTATGATACTGAAGATCTAGCAGAGAGCCGCAGGACGGTCATTCTTGAGTTGGAAGAAAAACTCACAAGCCAAGCTAAAATGCATGAAGATCAAGCCAGTATTTCAACATCCCTTACACATAAAACGTTGACAAAGGTGACCAGTGAGAGGGATGAACTGTATGTAAAAGTACATACTCTGGAGGAGAACCTCTTGGCTGCAAAGGCAGAGATGCAGTCccagagagagactgatggGAAGAAAATTATTAAACTACAGCAAGAATGCCAGGCTGCCTGGGACTCAATTAAGAACTCACAGCAACCAATGGAAATCAACACGCTAAAGAGGGAGGTAAAACGACTGCACTCTGATTTGGAAGCTAGCAAGATGGGAGCCGAGGCCCAGATCCTGGAGTGTCAATCAGCCAAAGAGTctcagcagaaaacagagcaggagCTTAACAAGAAGAAGCTCCTAATTGACCAAATTATCCAGCAGCTGGGGCAGGAACAACTGAATCACACTAAGCTGCAGAAGGAGAGCAAGCAGCTCTCCCAGGCCCACAAAAAGCTGTCCTCAGAAAACCAGGAGATTACCAAGGAGCTCGAGACGAAAAAAGACCGCATTAAAAAGATGCGTCTGGAACTTAAAACGctaaacaagaaaaacatggaCATTCAGAAACAACTCCACCAGATGAAGAATGAACAGGAGAATATAACAAACTtaaaggcaaaaataaaaacactggaaGTCAAACTTGAGGCTTCTCATATTGAAGAGGAGACTGGCAGAAAGTCCTTAGATGCGGTGatcaaagagaaagacagtCTGACAAGGCACATCATCAAAGTTGAGCAAGAGAATGAAGAGCAGGAAAGCCTTATCAAGCTCCAGAAGCAAGAAAAGAGcagcatggagcagcaaatCCACAAATACCACCAGCAGGCTAAAAGCCAAGAAGAGACCATCAAACAGCTGGAGAATGACTGTGCCTGCTATGTCAATGAAAAGAACAGCCTCAAGAAGCAGATGCAGCTACTTCAAAACAAGCTTGCCTCAACAGGTGTCGACATCACTGTCCTAAAGGATAGAATCACtggaagagagaatgagacacaGAAATGTGAGAAAGAATTTCTTTCAGTCAATTTGGCGAACCTTGAATTACAAAAAGATTTGGCAGAGCGTAATGAGAGGATCAAAACGATGACGTTGGAGTTAGAGTCAAAGGACAAGTGCCTCGCGAATCTGTGGCACAGAGATGATCAGTGGATGTCGGCCCCAGACGAGGCTGAGGAGAAATGCTTGGAATTGACCGAAGAGAATACAAAACTCAAGAAGGAGCTCTGTCTTCTGAGAAAGAAAATAGAACAATTAAACAAGGACATCATTAGCCACAAGACAAATGAGCAAATACTGCACAAGATCAATGTGGATGATGATGCTGAAAAGGCCCAACTACAGAAAAAAGTGGACCAGATAAGCAGGGAGCGGTACCTCCTGGGTAAACAGCTTCTGCACCGCAATGATGAGCGGACGCTGCTGCACCAGAAGGTAAAGATCTTGCAATCACTGTTGACCAAAGGGCAGAATCACTATAATCAGCGTGTGGATGAGATCCTCCTGCTCAAGATGGAGATCAAGAGGCTCTACGGTGAAACAAGCAAAAGTTCACGTGATATAAGTAACCTGAAGGCAAACCTCCTGGAGACACAGAAACTGCTGTTCTACGAGAGGAAACAGGCCCCCTACTTAAGAAAAATGAATGATCTACCCGTTGCCTTGATGCACCAGTGGAGGTTGGACGCCAGCAAATTCAAGCTGGTCCAAAAGATTCGGTTGCTACAGAAACAGCTGATCACCAAAACCCAAGAGGTGGCGGACCTCATGCTGTCATtacaggagaaagaaaagagctatgaggagctggagaagaaaATGGCACGGAGGCCGGGTCCGGAGGTTGCTATGCAGCTCCAGCAGAGCAAGTGGAAGATCAGAGACTTGGAAGAAAAGTGCAAGGCACTAACAGCACAGGTGAGAATGTACTActctgacagagaaaaacacaaagtagAAACCTTTAAGTTGATCAACGAGCGTGACAACATGAAGAGGAATTACTTTGCTGAGAAACAGTGCAACAGGGTACAGTTGGCCAAAGCCAAGGACCAGCTGCCGCCTCTCAAGTTGCCCATGATCAACAACAAACCACGCTTCACTGGAGGAGGATTCAAGGTCAGCAGCCCCTCAAGACCCAACccaaacagcaaagacttgCCCACACTTTTCCCTGTCAATGTCAAATCACTAACAAGAACCtga